In Chitinophaga varians, the following are encoded in one genomic region:
- a CDS encoding PLP-dependent aminotransferase family protein, producing the protein MSSPVPYRSFVHIDRQSTTAIYLQIAHQLINAIQRGYLVTGTKLPGTRQLSELLEVNRNTIVAVYEELDTQGWIETRPNKGTFIIGKTAGRPQKIRSTPDTPLARYPKETGFDFRKSSLLDNPFEHSSCEYVFNDGTPDIRLTQVSHLSSLYSGHLKRKSNHRKLGYYNQDGSEFFKKHLSNYLNQSRGLHISKDNILITRSTEMSVYITSEILLSPGDTVLVGSLSYFSVNMIFQKSGARILPVPIDEDGIDVDAVRRICERQRIRMLYITPHHHYPTTVTLSAERRITLLHLASEFGFVILEDDYDYDFHYDNSPVLPLASADTNGMVVYTGAFGKSLAPGFRTGFIIAPENLMTEMRKHLGIIDRQGDVLMEQVLGEMIESGEIHRYLKKSLKVYRERRDHIVTVMQEELQDFMELRKPAGGLAVWTRWKRPINLMQLGKACARNNLFIPKTLLYQHKDLTAMRLGFGHFPQEEAAESVRILKKGVLDVMGKGQ; encoded by the coding sequence ATGAGCAGTCCGGTCCCTTATAGGAGTTTTGTGCATATTGACAGGCAGTCGACGACCGCCATCTACCTCCAGATCGCGCACCAGTTGATCAACGCCATTCAACGCGGTTACCTGGTGACTGGCACCAAGCTGCCCGGCACCCGGCAACTAAGCGAACTACTGGAAGTGAACCGCAATACCATTGTGGCAGTATACGAGGAACTGGACACCCAGGGCTGGATAGAAACGCGGCCCAACAAAGGCACGTTTATCATCGGGAAAACAGCCGGCCGGCCACAGAAAATACGCAGTACGCCGGACACGCCGCTGGCACGGTACCCCAAAGAAACGGGCTTCGACTTCCGCAAGTCCAGCCTGCTCGACAATCCCTTTGAACACTCCTCCTGCGAGTATGTGTTCAACGACGGCACGCCAGACATCCGCCTTACGCAGGTAAGCCACCTGTCCAGCCTCTACAGCGGGCATCTCAAACGGAAAAGCAACCACCGCAAACTGGGCTATTACAACCAGGATGGCAGTGAGTTTTTCAAAAAACACCTGTCCAATTACCTGAACCAGTCCCGCGGCCTGCACATATCCAAAGACAACATCCTCATCACCCGCAGCACGGAGATGAGCGTGTACATTACCTCGGAAATATTATTGTCCCCCGGAGACACGGTACTGGTGGGGTCACTGAGCTACTTTTCGGTGAACATGATCTTTCAGAAATCCGGCGCCCGCATACTCCCGGTACCCATAGATGAAGACGGCATCGATGTAGACGCTGTGCGCCGCATCTGCGAAAGGCAACGCATCCGCATGTTGTATATTACGCCACACCATCACTACCCTACTACGGTGACACTTAGCGCAGAACGCCGCATAACCCTGCTGCACCTGGCCTCCGAATTTGGTTTCGTCATCCTGGAAGATGATTACGATTATGACTTCCATTATGACAACAGTCCGGTGCTGCCCCTTGCCAGCGCCGATACCAACGGCATGGTGGTATATACCGGCGCCTTCGGAAAGTCGCTCGCACCGGGCTTCCGCACCGGTTTTATCATAGCTCCGGAAAACCTCATGACCGAAATGCGCAAACATCTCGGCATCATCGACCGGCAGGGCGATGTGCTCATGGAACAGGTGCTCGGCGAAATGATCGAGTCAGGAGAGATCCACCGGTACCTGAAAAAATCCCTCAAAGTATACCGCGAGCGGCGCGACCATATTGTAACGGTGATGCAGGAAGAACTACAGGATTTCATGGAACTGCGCAAGCCGGCAGGAGGGCTCGCCGTATGGACACGCTGGAAACGCCCCATTAACCTGATGCAGCTGGGGAAAGCCTGCGCCCGGAATAATCTCTTTATTCCTAAAACACTGTTGTATCAGCATAAAGACCTTACTGCCATGCGGCTGGGGTTTGGGCATTTTCCCCAGGAAGAAGCAGCAGAAAGTGTACGGATACTGAAAAAAGGAGTGCTGGACGTGATGGGAAAAGGGCAATAA
- a CDS encoding RNA recognition motif domain-containing protein, translating to MNIYVSNLGYDYQIEDLVNLFIEYGVISSATIVEDKYTNRSKGFGFVEMPNRSEGEKAILALHGKDIDGHVISVTEAQPPKQKTFTRRFR from the coding sequence ATGAATATTTATGTATCCAATCTGGGATATGATTACCAGATTGAGGATTTGGTCAACCTGTTTATCGAATATGGTGTGATTTCATCTGCGACAATTGTCGAAGATAAATACACCAACAGAAGCAAAGGTTTTGGTTTTGTTGAAATGCCAAACAGGTCAGAAGGGGAAAAGGCGATCCTTGCCCTTCATGGGAAAGATATTGATGGTCATGTAATCAGTGTTACGGAAGCACAGCCTCCGAAACAAAAGACGTTTACAAGGCGCTTTCGATAG
- a CDS encoding OmpA family protein — translation MMTSSVLALSGVAFAQDQDSTLKKDRVVPFNGVKDYRTWSVGAWGGGSAAFGPFGGPYYFNNFDFKNVGFVYGAYVKKQIFHNFGLQADFMRGQVKGATKASQTLTDINGAPLAGGIKSFQTDIDWSASLSGVFSLGSVNWINKQSFVIPYVSVGAGAMAFKPTVTAADGTETAVKTSGGKSTHTEMFIPVGVGAKFVVAPGVNIDLAYNTNFVNSKVFDGVNSGNKDKFSTAKLGLEFALGRKRKPQLAVVNPAAQLAEDLWTKNAALKTSLAESDARNQAAIGQLKDEIDGMKRDTDGDGVPDYLDKCPNTPAGTKVDGAGCPLPAPVQVVKEKVIVTEADRKVVKDAIDNLEFDLGKATIRPNSFSSLDKVASLLVEKNFSLKLAGHTDNTGSAATNMRLSKGRAEAIKSYLVSKGANPSRIEATGYGSTQPIATNKTAEGRQQNRRVEFTLY, via the coding sequence ATGATGACTTCATCTGTACTTGCATTATCTGGCGTTGCTTTTGCGCAGGACCAGGACAGTACCCTGAAAAAAGATCGTGTTGTTCCCTTCAATGGCGTAAAAGATTATCGTACGTGGTCTGTAGGTGCGTGGGGCGGTGGTTCCGCAGCTTTTGGCCCATTTGGCGGTCCCTACTACTTCAATAATTTCGATTTTAAAAACGTGGGCTTTGTATATGGTGCGTACGTGAAAAAACAAATATTTCACAACTTTGGCCTGCAGGCAGACTTCATGCGCGGACAGGTGAAAGGCGCTACCAAAGCATCGCAAACATTGACTGATATCAATGGTGCTCCGTTAGCAGGCGGCATCAAATCGTTCCAGACAGACATTGACTGGTCTGCCTCACTGAGCGGTGTGTTCAGCCTCGGTTCTGTTAACTGGATCAACAAACAGAGTTTTGTGATTCCTTACGTATCGGTTGGTGCCGGTGCGATGGCCTTCAAACCTACGGTTACAGCAGCAGACGGCACAGAAACAGCTGTAAAAACAAGCGGTGGCAAATCCACTCATACTGAAATGTTCATCCCCGTTGGCGTAGGTGCCAAATTTGTAGTGGCCCCGGGCGTAAACATCGACCTGGCCTATAACACAAACTTCGTGAACAGCAAAGTGTTCGACGGTGTGAACAGCGGTAACAAAGACAAGTTTTCCACTGCTAAACTGGGCCTTGAATTTGCCCTCGGCAGGAAAAGAAAACCACAGCTGGCTGTTGTAAACCCTGCTGCGCAACTGGCAGAAGATCTGTGGACCAAAAACGCGGCACTGAAAACTTCCCTGGCGGAAAGCGATGCCCGTAATCAGGCTGCCATCGGCCAGTTGAAAGATGAAATCGACGGCATGAAACGTGATACTGATGGTGACGGCGTTCCTGATTACCTGGACAAATGCCCGAATACTCCTGCCGGTACAAAAGTAGATGGCGCTGGTTGCCCCCTGCCGGCTCCTGTACAGGTGGTGAAAGAAAAAGTTATCGTAACGGAAGCTGACAGAAAAGTGGTAAAAGATGCGATCGACAACCTGGAATTTGATCTGGGTAAAGCCACCATCCGTCCTAACTCTTTCTCCAGCCTTGATAAGGTGGCCAGCCTGCTGGTAGAGAAAAACTTCAGCCTGAAACTGGCCGGTCATACCGATAACACCGGTTCTGCAGCCACCAACATGCGTCTTTCCAAAGGACGTGCAGAAGCCATCAAATCTTATCTGGTATCCAAAGGCGCTAACCCTTCCAGGATTGAAGCTACCGGCTACGGCTCTACGCAGCCTATCGCCACCAACAAGACTGCCGAAGGCCGTCAGCAGAACAGAAGAGTGGAATTTACTTTGTACTAA
- a CDS encoding GlxA family transcriptional regulator, which produces MVNIYILTVRNALVASIADCRHLFDMVNEFLTEKGKPAIFGIQLAGLTAEVQYERGAFSVRPDVLLDSVTDADLIIIPALTGDMSTAVMLNREYILWAASQYKEGAEVASLGSGVFLLAFSGLLKGRQCTTHWYCANELKYYYPAIEVVDERMITDQQGLYSSGGGNAYWNLLLHLVEKYAGRETAIYTAKYFAVDLDKNVQSPFIVFHGLKDHDDDVIRASQAHIEKHYREKFTVDELAVRFNMSRRTFERRFKKATRHTVAEYVQHVRIEGAKTQLEIGRRSIQEVMVYTGYTDMQTFREVFRRITGMTPVEYKNKYAHKSAT; this is translated from the coding sequence ATGGTCAACATATATATCCTTACGGTCCGTAATGCGCTGGTGGCGTCTATCGCCGACTGCCGGCATTTGTTTGATATGGTCAACGAGTTCCTGACAGAAAAAGGAAAGCCTGCCATCTTCGGGATACAGCTGGCCGGACTTACGGCTGAAGTACAATATGAACGCGGCGCTTTCTCTGTTCGCCCGGATGTATTACTGGATTCGGTTACCGACGCGGACCTGATCATTATTCCGGCGCTTACCGGCGATATGAGCACCGCCGTAATGCTCAACAGGGAATACATCCTCTGGGCGGCTTCCCAATACAAGGAAGGCGCGGAAGTGGCCAGCCTGGGATCTGGCGTGTTCCTGCTGGCTTTTTCCGGTTTATTGAAAGGCAGGCAATGCACCACGCACTGGTATTGCGCCAATGAACTGAAATACTACTATCCCGCCATTGAAGTGGTGGATGAAAGGATGATCACTGACCAGCAAGGCCTGTACTCCAGCGGCGGCGGTAACGCTTACTGGAACCTGCTGCTGCATCTGGTGGAAAAATATGCAGGCCGCGAAACAGCCATTTATACAGCGAAGTACTTCGCGGTCGATTTGGACAAAAACGTGCAATCCCCTTTCATTGTCTTCCATGGCCTGAAAGACCATGACGATGATGTGATCAGAGCATCACAGGCCCATATAGAAAAACACTACCGGGAAAAGTTCACCGTCGATGAACTGGCCGTTCGGTTCAATATGAGCCGCCGTACGTTTGAAAGGCGCTTCAAAAAAGCCACTCGTCATACCGTGGCGGAATACGTGCAACACGTGAGGATTGAAGGCGCCAAAACACAGCTGGAAATCGGAAGACGGTCCATACAGGAAGTGATGGTCTATACCGGTTATACAGACATGCAAACCTTCCGGGAAGTGTTCCGGCGTATCACCGGCATGACGCCTGTGGAATACAAAAATAAATATGCACACAAATCCGCCACTTAA
- a CDS encoding VOC family protein, which yields MQAMTTYFNFMGNTEEAMNFYKTVLGGEITSLSRFSDMPGSEKMPANERNKIMHMSLTTKSGAVLMATDFLESMEQKLVLGNNIHLVINTGSEQELEQLFETLSAGGKVEMPVNKTFWGAYFGMCEDKFGIKWMLNYNYPQNS from the coding sequence ATGCAGGCTATGACCACCTACTTTAATTTCATGGGCAACACAGAAGAAGCCATGAACTTCTATAAAACGGTTTTAGGTGGTGAGATCACCTCACTTTCCCGTTTTAGCGATATGCCAGGCTCCGAAAAAATGCCGGCGAACGAACGCAATAAAATCATGCACATGAGCCTGACGACTAAAAGCGGTGCGGTGCTGATGGCCACGGATTTCCTGGAATCCATGGAACAGAAACTGGTGTTGGGCAACAATATACACCTGGTGATCAATACCGGTTCAGAACAGGAACTGGAGCAGTTGTTCGAGACCCTGTCTGCCGGTGGCAAAGTGGAAATGCCTGTTAACAAAACATTCTGGGGCGCTTATTTTGGCATGTGTGAAGACAAGTTTGGCATAAAATGGATGCTGAATTACAATTACCCGCAAAACAGTTAA
- the bioB gene encoding biotin synthase BioB, giving the protein MNATAIRNDWTLEEIQAIYDQPLLDLVYQAATIHREYHSAREIQVCTLLSIKTGGCPEDCSYCGQAARYHTDIKVQALLPTETVIAHAQKAKDNGSTRFCMAAAWREVRDNRDFDRVIDMVKGVNDLGLEVCCTLGMLTEEQAIRLQEAGLHAYNHNLDTSEQYYKEIISTRNFDNRINTINNVRKAGITVCSGGIIGLGETHRDRISMLLTLATMPKHPESVPINALARVKGTPLEDNPKVDAWDMVRMIATARIVMPASTVRLTAGRIEMTESEQAWCFMAGANSIFTGERQTLLVTPNPGVTEDMQMLQNLGLQPMPNKKEVSAC; this is encoded by the coding sequence ATGAACGCAACAGCTATCAGAAACGACTGGACCCTGGAAGAAATCCAGGCCATCTATGACCAGCCCCTGCTGGACCTGGTTTATCAGGCAGCTACCATTCACCGCGAATATCACTCCGCGCGCGAAATACAGGTGTGTACCCTCTTGTCCATCAAAACAGGCGGATGCCCGGAAGACTGTTCTTATTGCGGACAGGCAGCCCGGTATCACACTGATATCAAAGTACAGGCCTTGCTGCCCACAGAGACAGTGATCGCGCATGCACAGAAGGCCAAAGACAACGGTTCCACCCGTTTTTGTATGGCTGCAGCGTGGCGGGAAGTAAGGGACAACCGCGACTTTGACCGCGTCATCGACATGGTGAAAGGCGTCAACGACCTGGGCCTGGAAGTATGCTGCACGCTCGGCATGCTTACGGAGGAACAGGCCATCCGCCTGCAGGAAGCCGGCCTGCATGCCTACAACCACAACCTGGACACTTCAGAACAATATTATAAAGAGATTATTTCCACCCGCAACTTTGATAACCGCATCAATACCATCAACAACGTCCGTAAAGCCGGTATCACCGTGTGTTCCGGCGGTATTATCGGTTTAGGGGAAACACACCGCGACCGCATCTCCATGCTGCTCACGCTGGCCACGATGCCCAAACATCCGGAATCTGTGCCCATCAATGCGCTGGCCCGCGTAAAAGGCACGCCGTTGGAAGACAATCCCAAAGTGGACGCCTGGGACATGGTGCGGATGATCGCTACTGCACGAATCGTTATGCCGGCATCCACCGTGCGCCTTACGGCAGGCCGTATCGAGATGACAGAATCTGAACAAGCCTGGTGCTTTATGGCAGGCGCCAATTCCATCTTCACCGGTGAACGGCAAACCCTGCTGGTCACACCCAACCCCGGCGTGACGGAAGATATGCAGATGCTGCAAAACCTTGGCCTGCAGCCAATGCCCAACAAAAAAGAAGTATCTGCCTGCTAA
- a CDS encoding response regulator, which translates to MQTMIDILIADDHPLITEGLRSFLRTKNDFRIAGTAANAAETMAMVQHTPASILLLDVNLPDGNGVDLCSTIRKTTPDLRILGLSNYSERSVILRMFNNGASGYVLKSAPMEELEKAIQIVASGGIYFGEGVQQVLTGLAADALTEMPPVTRREKEVLQWLAQGLSSPQIGEKIFISAVTVDSHRRSLMQKLKVNNTVSLLNRAREWGLI; encoded by the coding sequence ATGCAGACCATGATCGATATCCTGATTGCAGACGACCATCCGCTTATTACAGAAGGGCTGCGCTCTTTTCTGCGGACCAAAAATGATTTCCGTATTGCCGGCACCGCCGCCAATGCAGCGGAAACCATGGCGATGGTACAACATACGCCGGCATCCATACTGCTGCTGGACGTAAACCTGCCGGACGGCAACGGCGTAGACCTCTGCAGCACTATCCGGAAAACGACGCCGGACCTGCGTATTCTGGGCTTAAGCAATTACAGCGAAAGAAGTGTGATACTGCGCATGTTCAACAACGGAGCTTCCGGCTATGTGCTGAAAAGCGCGCCCATGGAGGAACTGGAAAAAGCTATCCAGATTGTGGCCTCCGGTGGTATTTACTTCGGCGAAGGCGTGCAACAGGTGCTGACCGGACTGGCCGCGGACGCGCTCACGGAAATGCCGCCCGTTACCCGCCGGGAAAAAGAAGTGCTGCAATGGCTTGCACAGGGACTAAGCTCCCCACAAATCGGTGAAAAGATTTTCATCAGTGCTGTCACCGTCGACAGCCATCGCCGCAGCCTGATGCAAAAACTGAAAGTCAATAATACCGTGTCACTGCTCAACAGAGCCAGAGAATGGGGGCTTATATAA